The proteins below are encoded in one region of Ammospiza caudacuta isolate bAmmCau1 chromosome 33, bAmmCau1.pri, whole genome shotgun sequence:
- the LOC131570289 gene encoding class I histocompatibility antigen, F10 alpha chain-like encodes MAGAGPRPSRAMAPALGLGLLWGLLGDPGCATKVLHSLRYLHVAVSEPSLGIPQYMQMGFMDGIPFVRYDSEQGRLEPLTQWMKDGIEPGFWEWQTRNSTRNQHMDTKNMETLQERYNQSGGLHTRLRVSGCDLLSDGSIRGSHRNAYDGQDLISFDLESRRFVAADSVGEIIRRHWEQDGTVAAYWMNYLKHECPEWLQKYIRYGQKELERKAPDVHVSGKEEHKMLILSCHAYGFYPNTIAVSWMKGGETLDQETEWGGIVPNSDGTFHTWARIEALPEEREQYRCRVEHPGMPEPGIFAWGLTSGGNLTVVVAVSVITAILILVVVIGFGVWKLQSGRRDRNGYNPAAGRDMGTNSFSTGITA; translated from the exons ATGGctggggcggggccgcggccgagCAGGGCCATGGCTCCAGCGCTGggtctggggctgctctgggggctcctgggggacCCGGGGTGCGCGACCAAAG TTCTCCACTCCCTGCGTTACCTGCACGTGGCGGTgtcagagcccagcctggggatcCCCCAGTACATGCAAATGGGGTTCATGGATGGGATCCCCTTTGTGCGCTACGACAGCGAGCAGGGCCGGCTGGAGCCGCTGACGCAGTGGATGAAGGATGGAATCGAGCCAGGATTTTGGGAGTGGCAGACCCGGAACAGTACGAGGAACCAGCACATGGATACCAAGAACATGGAGACACTGCAGGAGCGATACAACCAGAGCGGAG GTCTCCACACGAGGTTGCGAGTTTCCGGCTGTGACCTCCTGTCCGATGGGAGCATCCGTGGATCCCACCGGAATGCCTACGATGGGCAGGATTTAATTTCCTTTGACCTGGAATCCAGGAGATTTGTGGCGGCCGACAGCGTTGGTGAGATCATCaggaggcactgggagcaggatgGGACCGTGGCTGCGTATTGGATGAATTACTTGAAGCACGAATGCCCCGAATGGCTCCAGAAATACATCAGATACGGGCAGAAAGAGCTGGAGCGCAAAG CCCCCGATGTCCATGTGTCTGGAAAAGAGGAACACAAGATGCTGATCCTGTCCTGCCATGCGTATGGATTCTACCCCAACACCATCGCAGTCAGCTGGATGAAGGGGGGTGAAACCTTGGATCAGGAGACGGAGTGGGGCGGGATCGTTCCCAACAGCGACGGCACCTTCCACACCTGGGCCAGGATCGAGGCGCTGCCGGAGGAGCGGGAGCAGTACCGGTGCAGGGTGGAGCATCCCGGAATGCCAGAGCCTGGGATCTTCGCTTGGG GGCTGACATCTGGCGGGAATCTCACTGTGGTGGTCGCTGTGTCCGTCATCACTGCCATCCTCATCCTCGTTGTCGTCATCGGATTCGGCGTCTGGAAGCTCCAATCCG GGAGGAGGGACAGGAATGGATACAACCCAGCAGCTG GAAGGGATATGGGAACCAACAGCTTCAGCACAG GAATCACTGCCTGA
- the LOC131570265 gene encoding uncharacterized protein LOC131570265 produces MEPQELSPALLQPQVTVVAILGELLDALSNQDEMMQPWSPWSLYWDLEFFARELWVTLHRIDNAWWPQDVTSDDDSPFNALRQTLAAYKSTPGTTLLPVGLAVGEWLWSVSALVNSWVRLARAATKLRKACRDLATKAADRVATAATQARELQDKAAHYGTAQENMVELGQALGGEERAEVVAGHGAQVRSEARLAASEATRATMVRQRVEAALGLLERLVAACDEATAFPRELLRLLRNTKAALKGINEASLNVLKGLVAKVAQAEWLWEANAYLAKDHLLGAVDDIIKVYFTGGCARPSACEVAKRCQRAIEDIPRLLRPPEHPQSVPNRSPVTMEPQEVSPPQLQVLVAVVATLG; encoded by the exons ATGGAGCCCCAAGAG ctatccccggccctgctgcagccacaagtcACCGTGGTGGCCATCCTGGGTGAGCTGCTGGACGCCCTGAGCAATCAGGACGAGATGATGCAGCCCTGGTCCCCATGGTCCCTGTACTGGGACCTGGAGTTCTTCGCCAGGGAGCTCTGGGTCACCCTGCACCGCATTGATAATGCCTGGTGGCCCCAAGATGTCACCTCCGATGATGATAGCCCTTTCAACGCCCTGAGGCAGACCCTGGCCGCCTACAAGAGCACCCCAGGGACCACCTTGTTACCTGTGGGATTGGCGGTTGGTGAGTGGCTGTGGTCGGTGTCTGCGCTTGTGAACAGCTGGGTCCggctggccagggcagccacCAAGCTCCGCAAGgcctgcagggatttggccaCCAAGGCGGCCGACAGGGTGGCCACCGCCGCCACCcaggccagggagctgcaggacaaGGCTGCACATTATGGGACAGCTCAGGAAAACATGGTGGAGCTGGGTCAGGCCCTGGGCGGGGAGGAGAGGGCCGAGGTGGTGGCCGGGCATGGAGCCCAGGTGAGGAGtgaggccaggctggctgcCAGTGAGGCAACAAGGGCCACCATGGTGAGACAGCGGGtggaggcagccctggggctgctggagcgcTTGGTGGCCGCGTGTGACGAAGCCACCGCGTTCCCCCGGGAGCTGCTGCGCCTGCTCAGGAACACCAAGGCCGCCTTGAAGGGGATAAATGAGGCATCTCTCAATGTCCTCAAGGGCTTGGTGGCCAAGGTGGCCCAGGCCGAGTGGCTGTGGGAGGCCAATGCCTACCTGGCCAAAGATCACCTGCTGGGGGCAGTTGACGACATCATCAAGGTCTATTTCACCGGTGGTTGCGCCAGACCCAGTGCTTGTGAGGTGGCCAAGCGGTGTCAAAGAGCCATCGAGGACATCCCAAGGCTCCTTCGacccccagagcatccccagagtgtccccaatAGATCCCCAGTGACCATGGAGCCCCAAGAG GTGTCCCCTCCACAGCTTCAGGTGCTGGTGGCCGTGGTGGCCACCCTGGGCTAG